One genomic segment of Oscillospiraceae bacterium includes these proteins:
- a CDS encoding AMP-binding protein: protein MKNHQTNFTRRKPISPMAPLQDLRELLYRALALYGSQTVLRETRGGEIVQYSCEDIVDDINALGTALMDYGFADAHIALVGENSYLWFITYMAVVCGVGVIVPLDKELPDEDLKNLALKGDASALFYTGSYHGAARMLENAGVRGFSLEPLPGVDEADTLNGLIQYGKELLSRGDRRYLDRQIDREKVTVILFTSGTTGPNKGVMLSHKNICTNIENIVRIAPCEPESLSMLPFHHTIELNCHILPGILKGINIYICATLKGLLDTFKAVKPGMSIVVPLFLETVYKTIWAETKRQGRDRDLRAAIKISNLLLAVGIDIRDILFKQLKESLGGNFKRVMCGGAAIDPEILRGLYSLGIDVVTAYGLTECSPAVSVNLKAHRHPEAVGKPLKSIQVKIDQPDQNGVGEICVKGENVMLGYYKDAAATAATFDGEWLRTGDYGKLRGREITVVGRKKNLIVLNNGKNVHPEEIEAKIIQQMPYVRDAVVYSYQYQVKGMLMQTIAAALKIEAENYFESMDHKTIEKLVAEDLRRVNKLLPGYKQMHQLFITQEDFLRTTTKKVIRHKVVEEQNKFSYGEGIPI from the coding sequence TATACGGCAGTCAAACGGTTCTGCGTGAGACGCGTGGCGGTGAAATCGTACAATATTCCTGTGAGGACATTGTCGACGACATCAATGCACTGGGCACGGCGCTGATGGATTACGGCTTTGCGGATGCGCATATCGCACTGGTGGGGGAGAACTCCTATCTATGGTTTATTACTTACATGGCGGTGGTATGCGGCGTGGGTGTGATTGTTCCGCTGGATAAAGAGCTGCCCGACGAGGACCTTAAAAATCTGGCGCTCAAAGGCGATGCAAGTGCGTTGTTTTATACCGGATCCTATCACGGCGCAGCTCGAATGTTGGAAAACGCCGGAGTGAGGGGATTTTCACTTGAGCCGCTTCCCGGCGTGGACGAGGCCGATACGCTGAACGGGTTGATCCAGTACGGCAAAGAATTGCTCAGCCGCGGAGACCGCCGTTATCTGGACAGGCAGATCGATCGGGAGAAAGTCACGGTGATCTTGTTTACCTCCGGAACTACCGGTCCGAACAAGGGAGTCATGCTCAGCCATAAAAATATCTGCACCAATATTGAGAACATCGTCAGGATCGCGCCGTGCGAACCGGAGTCGCTGTCAATGCTGCCGTTTCATCATACCATTGAACTCAACTGCCACATTCTGCCCGGGATACTAAAGGGTATTAATATTTACATCTGTGCGACACTCAAGGGGCTTTTGGATACCTTTAAAGCGGTGAAACCCGGTATGTCGATCGTGGTGCCGCTGTTCTTGGAGACGGTGTATAAAACCATCTGGGCGGAGACGAAGCGGCAGGGACGCGACCGGGATTTGCGGGCTGCGATTAAAATTTCCAATCTGCTGCTTGCGGTTGGCATCGACATCCGTGACATCCTGTTCAAGCAGCTGAAAGAGAGTTTGGGCGGAAACTTCAAACGGGTCATGTGCGGCGGCGCGGCAATTGATCCGGAGATTTTGCGGGGTCTTTACAGCCTAGGCATCGACGTGGTGACCGCATACGGGCTGACTGAATGTTCTCCTGCGGTTTCGGTCAACCTGAAAGCGCACCGGCATCCGGAAGCCGTAGGGAAACCGTTAAAGAGCATTCAGGTTAAAATCGACCAACCCGATCAAAACGGCGTCGGCGAAATCTGTGTTAAAGGCGAAAATGTGATGCTGGGGTATTACAAAGACGCGGCGGCCACCGCTGCGACCTTTGACGGCGAATGGCTGAGAACGGGGGATTACGGAAAACTGAGAGGCCGGGAGATCACGGTGGTCGGCAGAAAAAAGAATTTAATTGTCCTCAATAACGGCAAGAATGTGCATCCGGAGGAGATCGAGGCCAAAATTATTCAGCAAATGCCCTATGTCAGGGATGCGGTGGTCTATTCCTATCAATATCAGGTAAAAGGGATGCTGATGCAAACCATCGCTGCCGCGCTGAAGATTGAAGCGGAAAATTACTTTGAATCGATGGATCACAAGACCATCGAAAAATTGGTGGCCGAGGATCTGCGGCGGGTCAATAAACTGCTGCCCGGATATAAGCAGATGCACCAATTGTTTATCACACAGGAGGATTTTTTACGCACGACCACCAAAAAAGTCATCCGCCACAAAGTCGTCGAGGAACAGAACAAATTCTCTTACGGTGAGGGAATTCCGATATAA
- a CDS encoding phosphopantetheine-binding protein, which produces MYERLLTILSEYVILDPAEITPESELRKDLGLNSLEFIHLITVLEREFKVAIPEREAINFQYISDVIAYLEKETVLH; this is translated from the coding sequence ATGTATGAGAGATTACTTACCATTCTGTCCGAATACGTTATACTGGACCCGGCGGAAATCACTCCGGAATCCGAATTGAGAAAGGATCTTGGATTAAATTCGCTGGAGTTCATCCATCTTATAACGGTGTTGGAGCGGGAATTCAAGGTGGCTATTCCTGAACGGGAAGCGATTAATTTTCAGTATATCAGCGACGTTATCGCCTATCTTGAAAAAGAGACCGTCCTGCACTGA
- a CDS encoding ABC transporter ATP-binding protein, translating to MTPYIVFKDVYKRYQMGEVTIVAANAVNFTIEKGEFAVILGASGAGKTTVLNMLGGIDNCDEGDIIVDGKAVSALSESKMIQYRRMDIGFVFQFYNLIPNLTAGENVELASQICGSGLDSVEVLSSVGLRERVQNFPSQLSGGEQQRVAIARALAKNPKLLLCDEPTGALDDTTGKKILTLLQETCRRQKMTIVLITHNTVIAPMADRVIRMRSGSVASIDLNPSPVSVEELEW from the coding sequence ATGACACCGTATATTGTTTTTAAGGATGTTTATAAGCGATATCAGATGGGCGAAGTGACAATTGTGGCCGCAAATGCGGTCAATTTCACCATTGAAAAAGGCGAATTCGCGGTGATTTTGGGCGCCAGCGGCGCCGGGAAAACCACCGTGCTCAATATGCTCGGCGGCATTGATAACTGCGACGAAGGGGACATCATTGTCGACGGGAAAGCCGTCAGCGCTCTCTCCGAGTCGAAAATGATTCAATACCGGCGGATGGACATCGGATTCGTCTTTCAGTTTTATAATCTCATCCCGAATCTGACGGCGGGTGAAAACGTAGAGCTTGCCTCGCAGATCTGCGGAAGCGGCCTCGATTCCGTGGAGGTGCTTTCAAGTGTGGGGCTGCGTGAACGTGTACAAAATTTCCCCTCTCAACTTTCCGGCGGCGAACAGCAGCGGGTGGCGATTGCCCGCGCGCTGGCCAAAAATCCGAAACTGCTGCTCTGCGACGAGCCGACCGGGGCGCTGGACGATACCACGGGCAAAAAGATTCTCACCCTGCTGCAGGAGACCTGCAGGCGGCAGAAGATGACGATTGTATTAATTACTCACAATACGGTGATCGCCCCCATGGCCGACCGCGTGATCCGCATGCGCAGCGGTTCGGTGGCCTCGATTGACCTCAATCCCTCGCCCGTTTCCGTGGAGGAACTGGAATGGTAA
- a CDS encoding FtsX-like permease family protein, translating to MKTGMLGKDTRREILRSRERFISIALITFLSVGFFVGVKATAPSMRATAENYFNASSLMDLEVISTVGFDDSDVEAVRVLDGVAGVMPSYSADLIVTEDAGNSVARVSSLPISGEQDTLNIVQLIAGRMPENPGECLAAPYRMQDTDIAVGDVIRFSDTAGSTATDAIISGTSYTVVGLIKSPQQISYSYGTSSVGNGIISYYIMLPASEFKYSRYTELYVLLNRAAGVTAFDAQYAADISRASIQIDEAGRVSYDLFLQNIKTQIEDAESELNLQTSDAYAQLNDAKRQLDEAKLELEKSRAEIDAGWDDYNKAKAEAEAEFKKAEDELFDAAVKISEGKTQLIIAQAQYDKGAAKLANAREQLDDGWAQYDLGAAEYQENEALYNDGLTRYTAAKQEFDEAKEIYDTAQAAVAMAEAVLNGEEINMEEAEALYEKAQAELQDYIDNGGADPEVTAQLEEQVRAAAERVANAEDQGAQALEELQKVVAQIEGYETQLLEAEAELNAANQQLEQAREELDKAKAQLDLAYGELNSGEVEYAAGKKELDEANAQLRANRLKLEAAETKLRAGEAEFNQKKALVLTQLADAKAQLEAAEEQLAAGQKKYDEGYAEYLDALANAQSSIADGNNRIQNIKNMFGEVESGKWYAFTRDDVIQSYAGFNQDSERIDAIAAIFPVFFLLVASLVCLTTMSRMVDEQRVQIGTYKALGYSSAQIAGKYMIYSAVACILGSVLGQLVCIQILPRVIIGAYSALYRLPDIDIQIPWDMSLISMFVALLCTVMVAWYCCYKELRTPTAALMRPKTPKGGRKIFLEHFKRFWSAMSFSQKITARNLFRYKLRLMMTVLGISGCMALIVAGFGMRDGVNPIVDKQYGEINRYKIMFTLSRELTRDEANALGQQFAEDNRLSGELFSKILPVEAEKGGEVIRNVFVFAPEDIAQMERMITLRNPKNEGALTLGDEGVIVTDKLAEALGISVGDTVTFIANEVLYTLPVTAVTENYIYHYIYISPALYEQTFGTDIKFNSIACAASENMTDFEGFVSDWLAKDSSILSIVSIDAARKSFAETINSINIIILVMLIAAGALAFVVVYNLTNINISERTREIATIKVLGFKHSETNMYIFRENFVMGAVGIVLGGVIGYFLAQFMLQTVEADMVKFARDIATASYLYAALLTAFYIVSVNLLMTKRMRDISMVESLKAVE from the coding sequence ATGAAGACGGGAATGTTGGGCAAGGATACACGCCGGGAGATTCTGCGCTCGCGCGAACGGTTTATTTCGATCGCGCTGATTACCTTTTTGAGCGTCGGATTTTTTGTCGGCGTCAAGGCGACGGCTCCCAGCATGCGCGCAACGGCGGAGAATTATTTTAACGCCTCTTCGCTGATGGATCTGGAGGTTATATCTACCGTCGGTTTCGACGACAGCGACGTGGAGGCGGTTCGCGTGCTCGACGGTGTGGCGGGCGTGATGCCGTCCTATTCGGCCGATCTGATCGTTACGGAGGACGCAGGCAACAGTGTGGCCCGCGTATCTTCGCTGCCGATTTCAGGTGAACAAGACACGCTGAATATCGTTCAGCTGATCGCAGGCCGCATGCCCGAAAATCCGGGTGAGTGCCTTGCCGCGCCGTACCGTATGCAGGATACGGACATCGCCGTCGGAGATGTCATCCGCTTCTCCGACACTGCGGGCTCAACAGCAACAGATGCCATTATTTCCGGCACAAGCTATACCGTGGTGGGTCTGATTAAATCGCCACAACAGATCTCCTATTCTTACGGGACATCCTCCGTCGGAAACGGCATTATCTCTTATTACATCATGCTTCCTGCTTCCGAATTCAAATATTCCCGCTATACGGAGCTCTATGTTCTTTTAAACCGAGCCGCCGGCGTCACCGCGTTCGACGCGCAATATGCAGCTGACATCAGCCGGGCGTCGATTCAAATCGATGAGGCCGGCCGGGTCAGCTATGATCTTTTTTTGCAGAATATCAAAACACAGATCGAAGATGCGGAAAGCGAACTCAACTTGCAGACGTCCGACGCCTACGCTCAGTTGAACGACGCCAAGCGGCAGCTGGATGAGGCGAAACTGGAACTGGAGAAGTCGAGGGCCGAAATCGACGCCGGTTGGGATGATTACAATAAAGCCAAAGCGGAAGCTGAGGCTGAATTTAAAAAAGCCGAAGATGAATTATTTGACGCTGCTGTTAAAATCTCCGAAGGGAAAACACAGCTGATCATCGCTCAGGCCCAATATGACAAGGGCGCAGCAAAACTCGCAAATGCACGCGAACAACTGGACGACGGCTGGGCACAGTATGATCTCGGTGCGGCTGAGTATCAGGAAAATGAGGCGTTGTACAACGATGGGCTGACGCGCTATACGGCGGCAAAACAGGAGTTTGACGAGGCCAAAGAAATTTACGATACCGCACAGGCGGCTGTCGCTATGGCCGAAGCCGTGTTGAACGGGGAAGAGATCAATATGGAGGAAGCGGAGGCGCTTTACGAAAAGGCGCAGGCGGAACTTCAGGATTATATCGATAACGGCGGTGCCGACCCGGAGGTGACCGCTCAGTTGGAGGAGCAGGTTCGGGCCGCTGCCGAACGTGTGGCGAATGCAGAGGATCAGGGCGCACAGGCGCTGGAAGAACTCCAAAAGGTTGTGGCACAGATCGAGGGTTATGAAACTCAACTGCTGGAAGCCGAAGCGGAACTGAATGCCGCGAATCAACAGTTGGAGCAAGCTCGAGAGGAGCTGGACAAAGCCAAAGCGCAGCTCGATCTGGCCTACGGAGAATTGAACAGCGGAGAAGTTGAATATGCGGCCGGAAAGAAAGAGCTGGATGAGGCGAACGCGCAGTTGCGGGCCAATAGGTTGAAGTTGGAGGCTGCCGAAACCAAGCTCAGAGCGGGTGAGGCGGAATTCAATCAAAAAAAGGCATTGGTTTTGACTCAATTGGCGGATGCAAAAGCACAACTTGAGGCCGCAGAAGAGCAGCTGGCTGCGGGACAAAAAAAATACGATGAGGGATACGCTGAGTATCTGGATGCACTCGCCAACGCGCAGAGCTCAATCGCCGACGGGAACAATCGCATACAGAATATAAAAAATATGTTCGGCGAGGTCGAATCGGGGAAATGGTATGCTTTCACGCGTGATGACGTTATCCAGAGTTATGCGGGTTTCAATCAGGATTCGGAACGCATCGACGCGATCGCGGCGATTTTCCCGGTGTTTTTCCTGTTGGTCGCGTCGCTGGTCTGTCTGACCACCATGTCCCGCATGGTTGACGAGCAGCGTGTTCAGATCGGCACCTACAAAGCGTTAGGATATTCGTCGGCGCAGATTGCGGGCAAATACATGATCTACTCCGCAGTCGCCTGCATTCTCGGCAGCGTGCTGGGGCAGCTGGTCTGTATTCAGATTTTGCCGCGGGTGATCATCGGCGCTTATTCCGCACTGTACCGCCTGCCCGATATTGATATTCAAATTCCGTGGGATATGTCGCTGATTTCAATGTTCGTTGCCTTGCTTTGCACGGTGATGGTGGCCTGGTACTGCTGTTATAAGGAGCTGAGAACGCCGACTGCCGCACTGATGCGCCCAAAGACGCCGAAAGGCGGCCGAAAAATATTCCTCGAGCACTTTAAGAGATTTTGGTCCGCGATGAGTTTTTCCCAAAAGATCACCGCGCGCAACCTGTTTCGGTATAAACTGCGGCTGATGATGACGGTATTGGGCATTTCGGGCTGCATGGCACTGATTGTGGCGGGCTTCGGCATGCGCGACGGGGTTAATCCGATCGTGGATAAGCAGTACGGAGAGATCAACCGCTATAAGATTATGTTTACGCTGTCAAGAGAACTGACGCGTGACGAAGCCAATGCGTTGGGGCAGCAGTTTGCGGAAGATAACCGGCTGAGCGGCGAGTTGTTTTCGAAGATTTTGCCGGTCGAGGCTGAAAAAGGCGGGGAGGTGATCCGCAATGTATTTGTGTTTGCGCCGGAGGACATCGCGCAGATGGAACGGATGATCACCCTGCGCAATCCCAAGAACGAAGGTGCGCTTACACTCGGCGACGAGGGCGTGATTGTCACCGATAAACTGGCGGAGGCGCTCGGTATCAGCGTCGGAGATACCGTCACCTTTATCGCGAACGAGGTGCTTTATACGCTTCCGGTTACGGCGGTCACCGAAAATTATATCTACCACTATATTTACATCTCGCCCGCGCTTTATGAGCAGACTTTCGGTACGGATATAAAGTTTAATTCTATTGCATGCGCAGCCAGCGAAAACATGACCGATTTTGAGGGCTTTGTGTCCGACTGGCTGGCGAAGGACAGCTCGATTCTGTCCATCGTCAGCATCGATGCGGCAAGGAAATCTTTTGCCGAGACCATTAACAGCATCAACATCATCATATTGGTCATGTTGATTGCGGCAGGCGCGCTGGCTTTTGTGGTAGTCTATAACCTGACCAATATCAACATCTCCGAACGCACTCGTGAGATTGCCACCATCAAGGTACTCGGGTTTAAGCACAGTGAGACCAATATGTACATTTTCCGCGAAAACTTCGTGATGGGCGCCGTCGGGATTGTGCTCGGCGGTGTGATCGGCTATTTTTTGGCGCAGTTTATGCTTCAGACGGTCGAGGCGGATATGGTCAAATTCGCCAGAGACATCGCAACCGCGAGTTATCTGTATGCCGCGCTGCTCACCGCGTTCTACATCGTATCGGTTAACCTGTTGATGACCAAACGCATGCGGGACATCAGCATGGTCGAATCACTGAAGGCCGTTGAATAG
- a CDS encoding condensation domain-containing protein, giving the protein MSKRETGRTYYDIFGSQQLPLVQLQYSLHKECNQIVFYMIVNQQFDFELLKQAVNTEIARNDCLRIRFEKHEGSLKQYFMPEYRLDKIPILDFTGKTKQEQEAVLMKDAHTPLKTKKGEVYRFIFYRTYDGHTGIYLNISHVLADLYAVVLLFADLLEVIAALQNKTPMPRPLAAFEECLKKDLQLFNDKEELEKHRQFYKHYYAKDGPSFYAGADNMRCLNKMRRKKRDPNLRYMSLNTFIYDKSENYGIHLSAERAAPILAYCEKNGVPLQTMVYVGMRTYLSRISEETDDVTFMIAVNRRITLADKRSGGCRVNALPLRTVIQKDQTFQQAIEHTQQVQYQVLRHADYLYCLHQGEIKAMEHMSMFSWTYSMLLTCVPLSLSLPEGWHCEFGNYSNGRFTLPLYTVVVPNMNDGGLDFRFEYMVKILYPHELEALFEQSVEVMERGVANPDITIGELLHGAPETDTKKDLSAAVL; this is encoded by the coding sequence ATGTCAAAAAGAGAAACCGGCAGAACGTATTATGACATTTTCGGCTCACAGCAGCTGCCCCTGGTACAGCTGCAGTACAGCCTGCACAAGGAGTGCAACCAGATTGTCTTCTACATGATTGTCAACCAGCAGTTTGACTTTGAACTGCTGAAACAGGCGGTGAACACGGAGATTGCGCGCAACGACTGTTTGCGTATACGCTTCGAAAAACATGAGGGAAGCCTCAAACAGTATTTTATGCCGGAATATCGGTTAGACAAAATCCCGATTCTGGATTTCACGGGAAAAACAAAGCAGGAGCAGGAAGCCGTGCTGATGAAAGACGCGCACACTCCACTGAAAACCAAGAAAGGGGAAGTGTACCGTTTCATTTTTTATCGGACTTATGACGGACACACCGGCATCTATTTGAACATCTCTCATGTCCTCGCAGATCTGTATGCCGTGGTTTTATTGTTCGCCGATCTGCTTGAGGTCATTGCCGCGCTGCAAAACAAGACCCCTATGCCCCGGCCGCTCGCCGCATTCGAGGAATGTTTGAAAAAAGATCTGCAGTTATTCAATGACAAAGAGGAGCTGGAGAAACACCGTCAATTTTATAAACATTATTATGCCAAAGACGGCCCCTCGTTTTATGCCGGTGCCGACAATATGCGCTGTCTGAACAAAATGCGCCGCAAAAAGAGGGACCCGAATCTTCGCTATATGTCCCTGAATACGTTTATATATGATAAAAGCGAAAACTACGGGATACATCTGTCCGCGGAAAGAGCCGCGCCGATTCTGGCTTACTGTGAAAAGAACGGAGTCCCACTGCAGACGATGGTCTATGTCGGTATGCGCACTTATCTTTCAAGAATCAGCGAGGAGACCGACGACGTCACTTTTATGATCGCAGTCAACCGGAGAATTACACTTGCCGACAAGCGCTCCGGCGGCTGCCGCGTCAATGCGCTGCCCCTTCGCACCGTGATTCAAAAAGACCAGACGTTTCAGCAGGCGATCGAGCATACCCAGCAGGTGCAATATCAGGTTCTGCGCCATGCGGATTATTTATATTGTCTTCATCAAGGTGAGATCAAAGCCATGGAACACATGTCGATGTTTTCTTGGACCTATTCGATGCTGCTGACCTGCGTTCCGCTTTCGCTTTCACTGCCCGAGGGTTGGCACTGCGAATTCGGTAATTACAGCAATGGCCGGTTCACGCTGCCGCTTTATACTGTGGTGGTTCCCAATATGAACGACGGCGGGCTCGATTTTCGCTTTGAGTATATGGTGAAAATTTTGTATCCCCATGAGCTGGAGGCGCTGTTTGAGCAGAGCGTTGAAGTGATGGAAAGGGGCGTTGCGAATCCCGATATCACGATTGGTGAATTACTGCACGGGGCGCCCGAAACCGATACGAAAAAGGATCTTTCGGCAGCAGTGCTTTAA
- a CDS encoding GNAT family N-acetyltransferase — protein sequence MEIRKAEVGEIDSIMKIYGYARKFMRENGNPEQWGDCHPPRELIENDIRQGKLYVCTDDGKIAAVFYYAREDDPTYRIVEGGAWRNDEPYAVVHRIASAEGTKGAATYCLNWAFEQSGNIRIDTHEDNKPMRSLLEKLGFVYCGEIYLANGSPRIAFQKIR from the coding sequence ATGGAAATCAGAAAAGCTGAAGTTGGCGAAATCGACAGCATTATGAAAATTTACGGATATGCGAGAAAATTTATGCGGGAGAACGGCAACCCGGAGCAGTGGGGAGATTGTCATCCCCCGCGGGAATTGATCGAAAACGATATCCGTCAGGGGAAACTCTATGTCTGCACGGATGATGGCAAAATTGCCGCCGTGTTTTATTATGCGCGTGAGGACGACCCGACCTATCGCATAGTCGAAGGCGGTGCATGGCGCAACGACGAACCGTATGCAGTGGTTCACCGAATCGCCTCCGCCGAAGGGACAAAGGGTGCTGCGACTTATTGTCTGAACTGGGCGTTTGAGCAATCCGGCAATATCCGGATCGATACGCACGAAGACAACAAACCCATGCGGAGCCTGCTGGAAAAACTGGGTTTTGTTTATTGCGGGGAAATTTATCTTGCGAATGGGTCACCCAGAATCGCTTTTCAAAAGATCAGGTGA
- a CDS encoding DUF1295 domain-containing protein, protein MKNKTGRGFLMIFICYLIAALAGAMIYLHIDGAVWLKLLAADTAATVLIWAASVIFRNASVYDPYWSVQPIVILTLLLIQKGSIDLGSALLFAVILFWGIRLTANWAYTFKGLGHQDWRYDRIKEQTGKFYEVVNLVGIQLMPTFIVYLCILPAVYYVTGQSTFSAFSLIGLLISLSGAVLQMTADIQMHGFQKSTGDRTKIIRTGVWKHARHPNYLGEIMMWWGVYLAVLPSHIERWYLLIGALMNTLLFLFISIPLAEKHLAGYKEGYEQYQKETRMLLPIPK, encoded by the coding sequence TTGAAAAATAAAACCGGCAGGGGCTTTTTGATGATTTTTATCTGCTATCTCATTGCCGCTTTGGCGGGTGCAATGATCTATTTGCATATAGACGGCGCGGTTTGGCTGAAGCTGCTGGCTGCGGATACCGCCGCGACCGTGCTGATTTGGGCAGCGAGCGTTATTTTTCGCAATGCGTCGGTTTATGATCCTTATTGGAGCGTGCAGCCCATTGTCATTTTAACGCTGTTGTTGATTCAAAAGGGCAGTATTGATTTGGGATCTGCTCTGCTGTTTGCCGTTATTTTATTCTGGGGCATCCGGTTGACCGCTAACTGGGCCTATACCTTCAAGGGGCTGGGTCATCAGGATTGGCGGTATGACCGGATTAAGGAACAGACCGGGAAATTTTACGAGGTTGTCAACCTTGTGGGGATTCAACTGATGCCGACGTTTATCGTGTATCTGTGTATTTTGCCGGCGGTCTATTATGTAACGGGGCAAAGTACATTCAGCGCGTTTTCTTTGATTGGGCTGCTTATCAGTTTATCCGGAGCGGTTTTGCAGATGACAGCAGATATTCAAATGCACGGATTCCAAAAGAGCACCGGGGATCGGACGAAAATCATCCGCACCGGGGTCTGGAAACACGCGCGCCACCCGAATTATCTCGGTGAGATCATGATGTGGTGGGGCGTCTATCTGGCGGTGCTTCCGAGCCATATCGAACGCTGGTATTTATTGATTGGGGCGCTTATGAATACACTGTTATTTTTGTTTATCAGCATTCCGCTTGCGGAGAAGCATCTGGCAGGGTATAAAGAGGGGTATGAGCAGTATCAAAAAGAGACCCGAATGCTGCTTCCGATCCCGAAATAA
- a CDS encoding GNAT family N-acetyltransferase produces MEIKIRAYRDADAAEMIRIWNEVVEEGIAFPQEECLTEETGRAFFAEQTFCGVAECRKSSKIYGMYILHPNNVGRCGHICNASFAVGSESRGLHIGEMLVKDCLLQAKQHGFKVIQFNAVVASNTHARHLYERLGFVQLGTIPGGFRMKDGHYEDICPYYHLL; encoded by the coding sequence ATGGAGATCAAAATCCGGGCGTATCGGGATGCCGATGCCGCCGAGATGATCCGTATCTGGAACGAGGTCGTGGAGGAGGGGATCGCCTTCCCGCAGGAGGAGTGCCTGACTGAGGAGACGGGCAGGGCGTTTTTTGCCGAACAGACTTTTTGCGGTGTCGCAGAATGTAGAAAAAGCTCGAAAATATACGGAATGTATATTCTCCATCCCAACAATGTGGGGCGGTGCGGACATATCTGCAACGCAAGTTTCGCCGTCGGTTCCGAGAGCAGGGGTCTGCATATCGGGGAAATGCTGGTGAAAGACTGCCTTTTACAAGCCAAACAGCACGGATTCAAGGTCATACAGTTCAACGCCGTGGTCGCCTCCAACACGCACGCGCGGCATCTGTATGAGCGGCTCGGGTTTGTGCAGCTCGGGACGATTCCGGGCGGATTCCGGATGAAAGACGGGCATTACGAGGACATCTGCCCGTATTATCATCTGCTGTAG
- a CDS encoding MBL fold metallo-hydrolase: MNDWFTIDRIDADTYIISEYRHWEETHCYLLNGTERSLLIDTGLGICDISEEVKKRTDQPVTAVATHIHWDHIGGHRYYPDIYAHEAELNWLSGEFPLTMETIRDMVIDRCDLPDGYDVNGYEFFQGTPTRVLHDGDVIDLGGRVIRVLHTPGHSPGHMCFWEEARGYLFTGDLVYKDTLFAYYPSTDPAAYLDSLEKVASLSVKKVFPAHHSLEIKPEILNRMRGAFRQLKADGKLRHGSGTFDYGDWAVWL, from the coding sequence ATGAACGATTGGTTTACAATAGACCGCATTGACGCGGATACATACATCATCAGCGAATACAGGCACTGGGAAGAGACGCACTGCTATCTTCTGAACGGGACGGAACGCAGTTTGCTGATTGATACCGGACTCGGCATCTGCGACATCTCCGAAGAGGTGAAAAAACGGACGGATCAACCCGTAACCGCTGTGGCGACGCACATTCACTGGGACCATATCGGCGGGCATCGATATTACCCGGATATTTACGCCCACGAGGCGGAATTGAATTGGCTTTCCGGCGAATTTCCCCTGACGATGGAGACGATTCGGGACATGGTGATTGACCGCTGTGATTTACCGGACGGATATGATGTAAACGGTTATGAATTTTTTCAGGGAACGCCCACACGCGTGCTGCATGACGGAGATGTGATTGACCTCGGAGGACGCGTCATAAGAGTGCTGCATACACCCGGTCACTCTCCGGGGCATATGTGCTTCTGGGAAGAGGCGCGGGGATATTTATTCACAGGTGATCTGGTTTATAAGGATACGTTATTTGCGTATTATCCGTCCACCGACCCGGCGGCCTATTTGGATTCGCTGGAAAAAGTCGCTTCTTTATCCGTAAAAAAGGTCTTTCCGGCACATCACAGCTTGGAGATCAAACCGGAGATTTTGAATCGGATGCGCGGCGCTTTTCGACAGCTGAAAGCGGACGGCAAACTCCGTCACGGAAGCGGAACATTCGATTACGGCGATTGGGCGGTATGGCTGTGA